The sequence below is a genomic window from Patescibacteria group bacterium.
AGGATCTTTGTATTCCTTTTTTTGTAAATTAGTTTTTGAATTGACTTTAACTAAATAGGGAACATTAGTGTAATCTCGCCCGTATTTTGCCATTAAACCTAATTGCGTAGCAAAAACACCAATATTTGCTTTACTGGCAATTTTGAAATAATGTTCTGGATCAGCGGTTTCTTTAGAAATATTTTTACCCACAAAATCGTCGTTTAGATGTTCCACTTTTTGATCGCCGGCAAACATCATCATTCGACCAGTATTACGCGTGGCCGCTTTGTAATTTTTAATATATTCTTTTTCTTTACTTTTGGGAATGGTTAAAGGTATGTTTATTTTTTTCATATTTTTTGTAAATTAATATATTTTTATTATAACAAATTTTTTTGAATAATAAAAAACTTATTCAGGAAAAAACATAGTTAGTCCCAGATAGGTAAATATGCTTAAAATTATGCCAATAATAAAGAGATATATTTTTTTGTATTTTAAAGCCATAGGTAGTAATTCGTGGATAGAAATAAATATCATTGCTCCGGCAGCAAAAGCCATAAAAAGAGGATTTAGAGCTGGGGCTATTGAAACAGCCAAAAGTCCGAAAACAGCCCCGGCTGGTTCAGCTAAGGCAGAAAGAATAGCCAGATTAATTAATGCTTTTCTTTTTTTGGCTATGACCAGTGGTACAGCCATAGCAAATTCTTCTGGTATATTATGAATAGCAATTGAGATGGCAATCAAAATTCCTAAACGCGGAGCGTAAATATAAGAATTAGCCATAGCAAAGCCTTCAGGAAAATCGTGAAGAATTAGTCCTAGAGCTACTAAATAAGCAGTTTTAATCTGCCAGTGTAATTGTCCTTTTTCTTTGATATAATGAATGTGAGGAATAATGAAATTTAAAGAATAAACAAAAAGAATCCCTAATATTAAAGCTATTAGGGCAGAAAAAGTATTAGATGCTCCAATTGACTCTGGTATAAGCTCAAAAAAAGAAATAATCATCATTATACCTGCGGAAAAGCCAATACCTGTGGCGATCAAATTAGATTTTTTTTTAAAATAAAAAGCAAGAAGCAAACCAATTGCGGTAGTTAAAGCCGAAAGAAGAGATAGTAAAATTACACTGATAATAACTAAAGTTGACATATTAGAAATTTGGATACAAAGATTGATTTAATCTTAAATTTTTTTAAATTTTTCTTTTTCTCTTTCTTTATTTATTAAAAAAGAATAACTTTGTAGAAAAATTTCGCCTTAATATATTTTTTTAATAATAAAAAAAACATAAAGTCAAATTCTAAATACAAGAAGTAATAAATTAATTTTTGATTTAAAACTTTTAGATTAAGTAAATCCCAATAACTTTCCTCCCTGATAAATAAAAAATGATACTATCCAGGCTAAAGCCATACTGTAAGCGACCACAAAGAGAGCCCATTTGAAGGAATGAGTTTCTTTTTTTATAACCGCGATAGTAGCTAGGCAGGGCGTATAAATGAGGGAAAAAACCATAAAAGACAAAGCGCTTAAAGCAGTAAAATTAGATTTTAAAACAACTGTCAGAGATTCTTCAGCTACTCCATAAAGAGTGCCTAAGGTACTAACCACTACTTCTTTAGCAGCTGTGCCGAAAAATAAAGCCACTGTTTCTTGCCATCCGCCAAAGCCAAGCGGTTTAAATAGAGGAGAAACAACCGACCCAATTTTTCCGATAATAGAATTCTGGGCCGCGTATTCAACGCCCCAGGGCATACTGGCCAAAAGCCAAATAACAACTGAGAAGATTAAGATAATACTACCGGCTCTTTTAATAAATTCCCAGCATTTTTCCCAGACATGAATCAAAAGACCTTTCAAAACCGGCCAGTGATATGAAGGCAGTTCAATCACAAAAGGTTCAGACAAACCGCCAAAAAATAATTTATTAAAAATTTTACCGATTACAATAGCTAAAATTACTCCCAAAATATAAAGACCAAAAATAACCCATCCCTGATAAGCGGAAAAAAAAGCGGCTGTAAAAAGGATATAAATAGGCAGCCGGCCGCTGCAGGACATGAGCGGATTAATTAAAATAGTCAAAAGTCGGTCTTTTTTTGAACGCAAGGTCCGAGTAGCCATAATAGCCGGCACATTACAGCCAAAGCCTAAAATTAAAGGAATAAATGATTTGCCGTGTAAACCAATACGGTGCATAAAACGATCCATAACAAAGGCCACCCGGGCTAGATAACCGGTATCTTCCATGAGGCCAATAAAAAGAAAGAGTATAAAAATATTGGGTAAAAAAGAAAGCACAGTGCCAGTGCCGCCGATAAGACCATTATTAATCAGCGAATTAATCCAAGTCGCCGCTTCAATTAAAGCCAATTTTTGACTGATAATCTCACCCAAATGGTCAAATAAGTTATTGATAATTTCTACCAAAGGAGCAGCCAGAGTAAAAGTGAGTTGAAACATCAAAAGCATAATTAAGAAAAATATGATAAGACCCCAGAATTTATCAGTCAAAACGCGGTCAATTTTATCAGAAGATGATTTGGCCTCTTTGTTTTTTTGATCAATTACTTCTTGGCCAACTCCGCGGATAAAACTATAACGTACTTCTGACAAAAGCGAACTGATGGATTGGTCAAATATTTTTTTTAGACGCCGGCGACTCTTTTTAATTACTAGTGATAATTTACTAAAGTATTTTTTGTTTTTTAGCTTTTTTATAAAATGTTCATCTTTTTCCAAAAGCCTTAAAGCCACCCAGTTAATATTGCAAGCTGGGAAGGAAATCTCATTATTGATTAAAATATTTTTTATTTTATTTGTTTCTTGGTTAACTTCATCTCCATAGGTTAACTTAATCTTACATTCTTTTTTAATTTTATGGGCTTGACTAAAAATTAAATCAAGAAGATTACCCACCTTTTCTTTTTTAGGGGCTTCAATTTTAACTATTGATACTCCTAATAATTCGGCCAGTTTTTTTTCATTTACAAAAAAATCGTGCTTTTCCGCCAAGGTAGACCTATTTAAAGCAATAATCAGAGGAGCTCCTAATTCGATTAATTGGACTGATAAATACAGATTTCTTTCTAAATTTTCGGTGTCAATTATTTGAACAATAATATCAGGCTGATCATGCATTATAAAATCCCGGCTGACTATTTCTTCTTCAGTATAGGCTGATAAACCATAAACTCCTGGTAAATCGACTACTTTGATTTTATGGTTTTTATAAATAAAAAAACCTTCTTTTTTTTCGACGGTTTTGCCGGGCCAGTTACCGACGTGCTGATGGGAACCGGTTAAGGTATTAAAAAGAGTGGATTTACCGACATTGGGATTGCCGATTAGGCCAATAGTAATATGTTCTTCAATTTTTTTAAACTTTTTTAACATAGGTTCTTTTGGCTTGATGCTGGCCAAGGGCAATTTTTGAATTAAACACTTTTAAAATTACCGGACCAAAACGGTCATTTTTTATAATTTTGGCTTTAGCTCCTTCATAAAGACCAAGTTCGCCCAGCCTTTGTCTAAACCCGGGGCCGCCAGGCATGCCGGTTATTTCTATATCAGTGCCAGCCGGATAATCAGCCAGTGATTTTCCTTGGAGGGGTATATTTTTTCTTTTTCTAAATCTTTTTCGTCTAAACATTTTTTATTTATTTTGGTATTTTTTTGCCGTGCGGGCATTTTTTTGGATTTTTTAAAATTTTTTCTAATTTTTTAATCGATAAATCAGAAAAAGCATGCTCCAAATGATGTGCTTCTTGGTGAATATTTTCATTTTTCAGACCCAAAGATTTTTTTAAGAAAACTTCGATTAAACGATGACGACGAGTGATTTCTTTAGCTTTGACTAAACCTTTTTTAGTTAAATTTACGGTGCCGTAAGGCTTTTTATTAATATATTTTTTTTGCTGTAGCTTATTTAACATAGCTGAAACTGAAGGCTTGGATATATTTAAATAATCAGCTATTTTTTTAGAATGAATATTTTTATCTTTTTCCCAGAGAATATAAAGGGTGCGTAAATAATCTTCCTGGCTTTGTTTTTGTCTTTTCATAAAAAATGTTAGTTATAACTAACTTTAATAATAGACTATTAAATTAATTATGTAAATTACTTTTTTGGGGATAAATAACCTCTTTATTATAATATTAATAAATGTTATTATATTTATTGGCTAATAATTAATTTTTAAAAAAATATGGCTCAAAGAAAAAAAGCATCAAAAAAAACTCATCACTCTAATTTATCTTCAGAATTTAAAAAATTGGGGCAGAACCTGGAAATAAACATTAAATCGGCCTGGCATTCGCAGCAGAGAAAAAAACTGGAGGCACAAGTCGGAGAGGGTTTGAATAAATTAGTTCAAGGTATTGACCGGATTTATAAAAAATCCCAGGAAAAAGACTTTGATAAAAAAGTAAAACAAGGCCTTTTCCAAGCCGTCCAAAAAGCCAATAAAAAGCTAGATCAAGTACATAAGAAATGGGAAAAAGACGAAAAAAATAAAAATAATTAATTAAAGCGTATAAATATAATTGATTAATCCCGGCTCAACGGCTGGGATTTTTGTTAATCAAAAAAGAGGGCACTCAAATTTGAGTGGCCAGAGGTATATAGCCTTCTATTTTCCAGCTTTAATGATATTGCTGGATTAAAACTAGCCGTACGTTAGTCTAATAGAAACTTACCTCATTCCAAAATACCCTCATAATATCAACACTCCTTAAACCGTGTTTGACATTATCTTAGTGACAATCCGGACAAGGCCGGGTACGAATTTAGCGGCCTTAGAGGCTTTTCCAACGGTGAAGTAGGAAGGAATCCAAGGCACCGGATTTATTCTAATATAAATTTATTATTTTTGCAATGTTTGATTAATTAATAAAATATAGTTATAATATTGGTATCATAAATTTTGTTCTTTTTTCACCTTCTGGAATAGCCTGAAAGGAGTTTATTAAAGGCTTTTAATTATTCCAGATTAGGGAATTAGATTTGACAACGAAGCGTCAAGCAGCTTTAACCCCCTGTTTATTAAAAAAGGAGGTAAGGAATGAAAAAATTCCTTGTCATGATTTTTGCCATCGTAATGGCTTTCCCGCTAGTCGTAATGGCCAGCGTCGGAGAAGCAGAGAGGCTCGGTACTTATTCCGACTCCGAGATGGAAAAGGTTGAGTACAGGATAACCGAGACTGCGGTAAAATGGTCTGAAGTTATCAAGAGTACGATTATTGAGGAAGTAGCGAACACGGCATATAAGAAGACATGGCCGGCAGTAGCTGAAAAATGTATGATTAATGTGAAAATGAATACTAGAGTAACCCGGGAGACCAGAAAAGAGACTAGTGCCAAGATTTTCGTCAACGTCTCGAATATAATGGTTGAAGATGTTTCTTCTGTGATTAAAAAGCCGAACTTTCAGCTCGACACCATTTCTATTCACACGATTGCAAACGATTTCGGCGAGGCCATGCATTTCGCCTGACTCCCCTTTTCAGGCAGATGTAATGCTAAGACATCTTAGTTTTTAACACTTACCCTCGAGCCATGCACTCGGGGGATTTTTTTTGGTTTTGTCATTGATTTATTCAGATAATAAAATACCCTGACTTTGAAATCAGGGTATTTTACTTAATGCTTAGATATTTTTAAGAGTCTGTATTAACCTGGTCATGACATTCCTGTTTCATCATACCACGGCCTCTTTTCATACCTTGACCAAAACCACCATTTTCTATTCTATTCTGATGTCTTTCTTTCATGTTTTGCTTTATCTCCTGAGCATATTCTTCTGATATTTTACCTTCGGTTACTAAGTTATCAATTTCTGCGTTTTTATGCGCTTCCATTTTTTCGTGCATTTCTTCCGAAGAAAGGCCGCTTTCCTCTACTATTTCATGGAAATTTAAACCTTGATCAAATTTAGCTTGAAGTTCTTCAGATGATAAACCCATCACTTCGGCTTTATTCTCAATCATTTTATCCCGGTCACCCCCAAATAATCCCATAAATCCATTACTCTCTTCAGCGGCAGCATTCATGATAAAACCGCTGATTAAAACCGTGCTAATAACGGCCAGAATACTAATAAATAATGTTTTTTTCATATATCTTTTATTATAGTTTAATTATTAATGTTCTTATTTTTCGACCTTGTACTATTAATACAAAGTTAAAAGAATTTTATTTCATTAGCCGAAAAGGTCCTTGACGGCGGGGTCGAAGCCTATTTTCATTAGAGTGGTGCCAGTACTGGCCGGAAAATATTTTAATACCCTGAGCTTTAAGTAATCCGTTTTCAAGTTGACCGAGCACGGCAATTTTTTGGCCAATTTCTAATTCTATATCCTGAGGCATGAGGGTTTCTTGGTCATAAATCACTTCAATTTCTTCTTCTAGAGGAGTGGTTATAGTTATTAAATTATTTTCTAAGTTAATAATTTCACCGATTTGAGCCGGACCCTTTTTTAGGTTATAGCCTATTTTCTGTTTAAAGAAAGAAGAAGCAAAAGGAATATTTTTTTCCTGAGCCAGGTTATGAATTTTTCTCGGAATATTAAAAGCAGCCGTAGTTAAACCAAAAAGAATAACTCCGAAAACAATCAAAACAATAATTAAAGAAAAATTATTTTTGTAGGAAAAATCAAAACTTTTAAGAATATAACCGGTAATAATAATCAAAACGATAGCTATAATTAAAAGTTCATAGGGAAATTTTAAAAATACTATACCGAAACCAGACCAGCCAAAATCAGTAAATTCTAAAGCCCCAGACTCAATTAAAACATAACCGATCAGGCCAATAATCAAAATACTAATTAAAATGAGTAAAACAGCGGCGCTTTCCAGGCCCAGTTTTTCGGCCATGACTGAAAATCGAGAGCGCATTTTTATCTTCTTCTCTTTAATAGTTTTATTTATTTTTTGGGCTAAATTAGAGTTTTTCATATTTTGATAAATTTTCCTTAAGATTATTTTTGGCCCGGGAAATCAAAGTGCCGACAGTATTTATTGGTTTCCGCAAGATGTCGGAAATTTCTTCATAGCTTTTCTGCTGAAAATAGCGCAAAATCAAAACTTCCCGGTATTTTACGTCCAGATTATATATTTCTTTTTTTACTTTTTCAAATTGCTGCTTTATATTTAATTCTTGGAAAAGATCAGTATTATCCGGCAAAACTTCATCAAAATTATTTTTTTCCAAAGAAACTTCTTTTTTTCTTTTTTTAATATAATTTATAACTTCGTTATGAGTAATACGGTAAATCCAGGAGGAAAACTTTTTTTCTAAATCAAAGGCACGCAGGTTTTTATAAACCTTAATAAAAGTTTCCTGAAGAATATCCTCACATTCATCTTTGGAAAAATGTCCCAGACGATAAATATATCTAAAAAGAGGTTTTTGATATCTTTCTACTATCTCGGCAAAAAGATCCTTATTTTCTTCAGTGATTTGCCGGATTATTTCTTGGTCGGACTTTTTATCCATAATTGAAGGGGTGTCTATATTAATACAAATATAACCTTGGAAATATTTCAAATTTATACTATAATAATAAAACAAACCCATGAATATTGAAACCGCTAAGACTATAATTATCTGGACTTTGACCGTATTCCTAGCCGGGTTAATCGGTTACTTTGGCCGTTATCTGGCTATGATGGTTATTGATCGGACTCGCCAAAATAAAAATTTAACTGTTGATAAAAAGAAAAAAGAGAAAATATAGACCCAAAAAATAGCCATAGCCAAAAAAAAGCTAAACTAGCCCAGAAAAAAGCTAAAAATGAATATAAATTAAATAAGAAATTAAACAAGGATAAATAACATGTCTAAAGAAGAAGAAAAAAAGCCAAAAAATAAAAAAGGCAAAGCCAAGAAGTTTTTTCTCTTTGCTTTAATCACGGCTATTGGCACAACCGTAGCCGCTCTTTTTGTCAAAAAGAAAAATAAGGATTTATTATCCGATAAAAAATTGGAAAAGAAAAGCAAAAAGAAAAAGTAAATCTAGTTAGATTTTGATGAAAAAAAATAAACCCCTGAAAATTTCAGGGGTTTTATGATTAGGGCCGCCAGGGATAGTTTGTCGGCACTATGACCCGACCGCCTTCTAAACGGATGGAGCCGTGAACTACTAAATTAGTAATATATGATTGCCAGCCATGCTCGATCTTATTGACTCTTTCACCGAGTGAGTCAGCGGTGTCATCTTGGCGGATGAGAACCGGATAGTGGAAAAAAATCGGTCCGTGGTCATATTGATTATCGACAAAATGCATGGTCACAGCAGTTTCATTGATTTCACCTTTCTTAAAAGCTTTAATAACCGCTTCGTGAACATGATGTCCATACATTCCCCGGCCACCAAATAGGGGCAATAATCCAGGGTGAATGTTGATAGTTTTAGCTGGATTAAGACCACGGATAAATTTTAACCAGCCAGAAAGGCAAATCCATTCCGCACCAAGATTTTGGGCGGCTAAGCGGTAATTTTGTTCGCCAAATTCAGTCATATGATGAAAAGAAATGCCGAGCCTTATAGCTCTTTTCTTAACACCACCATCTTTGTGGTTGGAAATTACGCCGATTATTTCCGCATCCAAAACGCCGGTGCGGGAGTTTTCCACCAGTTCTTGGAAACCAGAACCGCCGCCTACTTTATCACCCGAGGCAAATACAAGAATTTTGGGTTTTGACATTTTTAACCCTCCTTTTTTAAAGAACTTTTTTATTTTATTTTCTATTCCTGGTAATAGCAATAATAGCTGTTAAAATAACACCGGCTCCCAGCCATTGGCCGGGTTTAAGTAGATTATCATGAAAAAAGTATTCTAATAAGATGGAAGATAAAGGATAAAATAATTCATAAATAGTGGCCCGCGAGGCCATCACTTTTTTCAGGCCCCAGTAATAAATAAAAATAGCCCCGGCCCCGACAGTGACAGCAATTAGAAAGAAAACTCCGATCATTGACCAGGTGATGACATTAAAGCCAGCAAAACCAGCGTAGCCAGTATTAACCCCGCCTGAATTTAACAAAGAGATAATAATTATTATTAAAAACATGATGCCGGTAGTGATAAAAAAGCGTAAAGCCGTGCCCAAGCCGTGCGAGATTTTTTTTATGGCTCTTTTGGAAAAAACTGTGGACGAGCCAAAAGAAAAAGCGGCTAAAGCCGCCAGTAAAGCCGGAATAAGCATACCCGTGGCTGAAAAATTAGCTTTAGTAAAGCCAAAAGTAAGCAGGTAGCTGCCAACCAAAGCCACTAAGGCCCAGGCGTAAAATGATTTCCGGGGACGTTCACGCAGCCAAGCATAAGCTAAAAGTATGGCAAAGATTGGCTGAAGTTTTTGCAAAATTAATACCACTGATATATTCAAATGATTAGCATGAACTTGGGAAATAGCTCCGATAATAGCCATAGTACCCAAAGCGCCGCCAAAAATTCCCACTAGTATAAAAGAGAGCCAATCTTTTTTATTTAAATTTTTTAATTCCTTTTTTCTAGTAATTAAAAAATAGGATAAAATAATGGCACCAGTTAAGTGCAGCATAAAAACAAAAATTGGCACATCGTATAATCCTAAATTCAAAATCCAGGGAGTAAAGTAAACCCCATCTAAAGCCCATAAAAAAGCGGCCGAGATAATGGCCAAAGCAGCTAATATTTTAATTGATTTTTTCATATTTTTTTATTATAGCAATATATTCAAAAAATAAAAAACCCTCTACCAAATGGCAGAGGGTAAGGTTTAAAGAATAACTAATGCTCTTTTTAAATTACTTCTGGCCCGGTTTTTGTATCTTTTCCGAAAAAAATCAGTCAGATAAATATCTTGGCGCCGAAGCATCAAGCGGAAAAATTTTTTCCGCCCTTCCCTTAACTCTTTGTCAGAAACTTTTTTAGCCAATTCATTCCAAACATTCTGACTGTATTTTTGGAAATCTTCCCAGCTGCTGCCTAAACAGAGTAGATCAATATCCATGATGGTTCGAGCGTCGATGTCACTTTCTTCCGGAATTTGGTTATGCTTGGTAAAGCGGATGAGGCGCATAACTTCGCGAACAAATGTCATATCCACATCGCCGCCTTCTAAAAAACGCCAAGCATAAATGATACTCTGGTCTTCGTTTTCAGGATTTAGCGGCTGCCAAATAACATCATGGAACCAGATGGCCGCCATTACTGCCAAAGGATTTTTCAAGTCACGCCAAACTGGATGTAAAGCCAAAAGACTGTAATAGAGATGTTCAACTCCGTGATGCCGGCGGTGCGGCTCAGAGTAACGGGTGATAATATCTTCAAAAGCGCTTTTGACAGGACAAGCACACCTAGTTTCTTGGCATAAAAAAAGAAAGTTTTTCCATAAGTATTCTTTCATTTCATTCATTTATTAACCTCACTTTTTTAAAGTACGATTTTTTATGATAAGCATTAGATAGTAACATGGGTCGGAAAAATAATCAAGTTGGCTT
It includes:
- a CDS encoding DUF2680 domain-containing protein, giving the protein MKKTLFISILAVISTVLISGFIMNAAAEESNGFMGLFGGDRDKMIENKAEVMGLSSEELQAKFDQGLNFHEIVEESGLSSEEMHEKMEAHKNAEIDNLVTEGKISEEYAQEIKQNMKERHQNRIENGGFGQGMKRGRGMMKQECHDQVNTDS
- the feoB gene encoding ferrous iron transport protein B, which translates into the protein MLKKFKKIEEHITIGLIGNPNVGKSTLFNTLTGSHQHVGNWPGKTVEKKEGFFIYKNHKIKVVDLPGVYGLSAYTEEEIVSRDFIMHDQPDIIVQIIDTENLERNLYLSVQLIELGAPLIIALNRSTLAEKHDFFVNEKKLAELLGVSIVKIEAPKKEKVGNLLDLIFSQAHKIKKECKIKLTYGDEVNQETNKIKNILINNEISFPACNINWVALRLLEKDEHFIKKLKNKKYFSKLSLVIKKSRRRLKKIFDQSISSLLSEVRYSFIRGVGQEVIDQKNKEAKSSSDKIDRVLTDKFWGLIIFFLIMLLMFQLTFTLAAPLVEIINNLFDHLGEIISQKLALIEAATWINSLINNGLIGGTGTVLSFLPNIFILFLFIGLMEDTGYLARVAFVMDRFMHRIGLHGKSFIPLILGFGCNVPAIMATRTLRSKKDRLLTILINPLMSCSGRLPIYILFTAAFFSAYQGWVIFGLYILGVILAIVIGKIFNKLFFGGLSEPFVIELPSYHWPVLKGLLIHVWEKCWEFIKRAGSIILIFSVVIWLLASMPWGVEYAAQNSIIGKIGSVVSPLFKPLGFGGWQETVALFFGTAAKEVVVSTLGTLYGVAEESLTVVLKSNFTALSALSFMVFSLIYTPCLATIAVIKKETHSFKWALFVVAYSMALAWIVSFFIYQGGKLLGFT
- a CDS encoding ferrous iron transport protein A, coding for MFRRKRFRKRKNIPLQGKSLADYPAGTDIEITGMPGGPGFRQRLGELGLYEGAKAKIIKNDRFGPVILKVFNSKIALGQHQAKRTYVKKV
- a CDS encoding metal-dependent transcriptional regulator; this encodes MKRQKQSQEDYLRTLYILWEKDKNIHSKKIADYLNISKPSVSAMLNKLQQKKYINKKPYGTVNLTKKGLVKAKEITRRHRLIEVFLKKSLGLKNENIHQEAHHLEHAFSDLSIKKLEKILKNPKKCPHGKKIPK
- a CDS encoding ZIP family metal transporter — translated: MSTLVIISVILLSLLSALTTAIGLLLAFYFKKKSNLIATGIGFSAGIMMIISFFELIPESIGASNTFSALIALILGILFVYSLNFIIPHIHYIKEKGQLHWQIKTAYLVALGLILHDFPEGFAMANSYIYAPRLGILIAISIAIHNIPEEFAMAVPLVIAKKRKALINLAILSALAEPAGAVFGLLAVSIAPALNPLFMAFAAGAMIFISIHELLPMALKYKKIYLFIIGIILSIFTYLGLTMFFPE
- a CDS encoding RNA polymerase sigma factor, which translates into the protein MKYFQGYICINIDTPSIMDKKSDQEIIRQITEENKDLFAEIVERYQKPLFRYIYRLGHFSKDECEDILQETFIKVYKNLRAFDLEKKFSSWIYRITHNEVINYIKKRKKEVSLEKNNFDEVLPDNTDLFQELNIKQQFEKVKKEIYNLDVKYREVLILRYFQQKSYEEISDILRKPINTVGTLISRAKNNLKENLSKYEKL
- a CDS encoding formyltransferase family protein → MSKPKILVFASGDKVGGGSGFQELVENSRTGVLDAEIIGVISNHKDGGVKKRAIRLGISFHHMTEFGEQNYRLAAQNLGAEWICLSGWLKFIRGLNPAKTINIHPGLLPLFGGRGMYGHHVHEAVIKAFKKGEINETAVTMHFVDNQYDHGPIFFHYPVLIRQDDTADSLGERVNKIEHGWQSYITNLVVHGSIRLEGGRVIVPTNYPWRP
- a CDS encoding EamA family transporter, with translation MKKSIKILAALAIISAAFLWALDGVYFTPWILNLGLYDVPIFVFMLHLTGAIILSYFLITRKKELKNLNKKDWLSFILVGIFGGALGTMAIIGAISQVHANHLNISVVLILQKLQPIFAILLAYAWLRERPRKSFYAWALVALVGSYLLTFGFTKANFSATGMLIPALLAALAAFSFGSSTVFSKRAIKKISHGLGTALRFFITTGIMFLIIIIISLLNSGGVNTGYAGFAGFNVITWSMIGVFFLIAVTVGAGAIFIYYWGLKKVMASRATIYELFYPLSSILLEYFFHDNLLKPGQWLGAGVILTAIIAITRNRK